The following proteins are co-located in the Tripterygium wilfordii isolate XIE 37 chromosome 2, ASM1340144v1, whole genome shotgun sequence genome:
- the LOC120010478 gene encoding uncharacterized protein LOC120010478 — protein MRFYLTTLNLVKYLTEVCPILSPDEEDITTLAVVQFWKDNEYLCKNYILNGLVDDLYNVYSNIPLAKELWDSFEKKYKTEDVGIKKFVVAKFLDFHMVDDKSVVTQIEEFQIIVHDILSKGMLMCEPLQVATVIEKLPPSWVDFKNYLKHKCKTMNKEDLTVCLRIEEDNQKKSKLLRTPKAHLVETSKPKHGKRKREHQTKGKPKEQPNKFQGTCFVCDKTGHRPKIAESVLTRIRTKPRARERCKPT, from the coding sequence ATGCGTTTCTACTTGACCACATTGAACCTTGTCAAGTACCTCACGGAGGTGTGCCCCATTCTGTCACCGGACGAGGAAGACATAACGACTTTAGCAGTAGTCCAGTTTTGGAAGGATAATGAATATCTATGCAAGAACTATATCCTAAATGGATTAGTCGATGATTTGTACAATGTGTACTCCAACATCCCTTTAGCCAAAGAGCTTTGGGACTCTTTTGAAAAGAAGTACAAAACCGAGGATGTTGGTATTAAGAAATTTGTGGTGGCCAAATTTCTTGACTTCCATATGGTGGATGACAAGTCTGTCGTCACCCAAATTGAAGAGTTCCAGATCATCGTGCATGATATACTGTCTAAGGGAATGTTAATGTGTGAGCCACTCCAAGTGGCGACAGTCATCGAGAAGCTACCTCCAAGCTGGGTTGAtttcaagaattacttgaaaCACAAGTGCAAGACGATGAACAAGGAGGACTTGACAGTCTGTCTGAGGATTGAGGAGGATAACCAGAAGAAAtcaaaacttctaagaactcctAAGGCCCACCTGGTGGAAACTTCCAAGCCTAAGCATGGGAAGAGAAAGAGGGAGCACCAAACCAAAGGGAAGCCAAAAGAGCAACCCAACAAGTTCCAGGGTACCTGCTTTGTCTGCGACAAAACTGGACACCGGCCAAAGATTGCAGAAAGCGTCCTAACAAGGATAAGGACAAAGCCAAGAGCAAGGGAAAGATGCAAGCCCACCTAG